One Phaseolus vulgaris cultivar G19833 chromosome 11, P. vulgaris v2.0, whole genome shotgun sequence genomic window carries:
- the LOC137824757 gene encoding peptide-N4-(N-acetyl-beta-glucosaminyl)asparagine amidase A codes for MNNYFLLFVFLIFSHFLSISASSLYKIKQHALDFPSEFTSSDDPPPPTEYFEVTRPIELPKTKPFSHHILQHDFGFTYGKPPVLANYTPPSHCPFKTFSKIVLEWKATCRGRQFDRIFGVWLGGVELLRSCTAEPRATGIVWSVHKDITRYHSLLLNPQNQTFAVFLGNVVDKTYTGVYHVDVTIHFYPFVRKSFGDGSDSKAGALAFGGGVPADLVLPISRNPPLNDGLWFVIDNSTAEGLKEFRVPQNAYRAVLEVYVSFHERDEFWYGNPPEEYLIANNLSDVPGSGPFREVVVSLDGKVVGAVWPFTVIYTGGVNPLLWRPITGIGSFDLPSYDIEITPLLGSLLDGKSHSVGFTVTNALNLWFVDANLHIWLDWKSSKTEGGVLDLVVKPLAESLVTDFEGLNGKFWTSARRSIFSSGWIRSSYGNVTTSFVQDFVYNNSMVMAKDGNKQIVKQLILFNDSVHANLPSPFVQDTHRNFSLYLNTDEVDQDNDTSLSVSNVTLGFNVDKSRSSAYGFSKRSVENVQDGQGTMVIQGNLVVRGVGETHQDYTYTSDDGHCYSRKVGSSNFTILYDKIRHSCNKRSHSHLGPNPFKKLFYI; via the coding sequence ATGAACAATTATTTCCTCCTCTTCGTTTTTCTCATCTTCTCCCATTTTCTCTCCATTTCTGCTTCTAGTCTCTACAAAATCAAGCAACACGCCCTTGATTTTCCCTCTGAATTCACATCTTCCGACGACCCTCCACCACCGACGGAGTACTTTGAAGTCACAAGACCCATTGAACTCCCCAAAACAAAACCTTTCTCTCACCACATTCTCCAGCACGACTTTGGCTTCACCTATGGCAAACCCCCAGTTCTGGCCAACTACACCCCTCCCTCTCACTGCCCCTTCAAAACTTTCTCCAAAATCGTGCTTGAGTGGAAGGCCACTTGCCGAGGAAGACAATTTGATCGCATTTTCGGTGTGTGGCTTGGTGGGGTTGAGCTTCTCAGAAGCTGCACTGCAGAGCCAAGAGCCACTGGCATTGTTTGGAGTGTCCACAAGGACATCACAAGGTACCATTCTTTGTTGTTGAATCCCCAAAACCAAACCTTTGCTGTGTTTCTGGGAAACGTGGTGGATAAAACCTACACTGGGGTTTACCATGTTGATGTCACCATTCACTTTTACCCTTTTGTGAGAAAGAGTTTTGGTGATGGGTCTGACTCAAAGGCCGGAGCTTTGGCGTTTGGGGGTGGTGTTCCTGCTGATTTGGTCCTGCCCATTTCGAGAAACCCCCCACTGAATGATGGGTTGTGGTTTGTTATTGACAATTCCACTGCTGAGGGTTTGAAGGAGTTTAGGGTGCCCCAGAATGCCTATAGGGCTGTGTTGGAGGTGTATGTTTCGTTTCATGAGAGGGATGAGTTTTGGTACGGTAACCCTCCTGAGGAATATCTTATCGCCAACAACCTCAGCGATGTGCCTGGGAGTGGTCCTTTTAGGGAGGTTGTGGTTTCTCTTGATGGGAAGGTTGTGGGTGCAGTTTGGCCTTTTACTGTGATCTACACTGGAGGGGTTAATCCCCTCTTGTGGAGGCCTATTACTGGAATTGGCTCATTTGATCTTCCCTCCTATGATATTGAGATCACGCCACTTTTGGGGAGCTTGTTGGATGGGAAGAGCCATTCGGTGGGGTTCACCGTGACGAACGCTTTGAATCTTTGGTTTGTGGACGCAAATTTGCATATTTGGTTGGATTGGAAGAGCAGTAAGACAGAAGGAGGAGTTTTGGATCTTGTTGTCAAGCCTCTGGCTGAGTCTCTGGTCACTGACTTTGAAGGTTTGAATGGAAAATTTTGGACTAGTGCAAGGAGGTCCATTTTTTCTAGTGGTTGGATAAGATCCTCCTATGGGAATGTTACCACCAGTTTTGTCCAAGACTTTGTTTACAACAATTCAATGGTGATGGCGAAAGATGGGAATAAGCAAATTGTGAAGCAACTGATTCTTTTCAATGACAGTGTTCATGCTAACCTTCCATCACCCTTTGTTCAGGACACACACAGAAACTTTTCCCTATACTTGAACACAGATGAGGTAGATCAGGATAATGATACTTCTTTATCCGTTTCAAATGTTACTTTGGGATTTAACGTGGACAAGTCTAGGAGCTCGGCTTATGGATTTTCAAAGAGGTCTGTCGAAAATGTGCAGGATGGTCAGGGTACTATGGTTATCCAAGGGAATTTGGTTGTTAGGGGAGTGGGAGAAACACACCAAGATTACACTTATACAAGTGA